From Cyprinus carpio isolate SPL01 chromosome A18, ASM1834038v1, whole genome shotgun sequence:
aagaagtctcattatgcagactgaatttatttgctcaaaaataccaGTTAAAAACGGTAATActggtaaaatatttttacaatttaaaataacagttttctgttttaaatttttttaaattaatttcttactgTGATGGTAAAGGGGAATTTTAGTAGttgttacttcagtcttcagtgtcacatgatccttcatgatCATTGTAATATGCAGAAATAGttctcaagaagcatttcttatattatcaaatgttgaaaacagttgtgctgcttaatgttttgtggTAATATTTTTaccaggattttttgatgaatggaaaaaaaagtgccccttgctaaataaaagtatttatttatatactgtaaagtactgattaataattttattttatttattttttatttattgggaaGCAACAGTACACATCCCTTGAGATATGTTTAAAAGAACGTATGGTTAACGTTTGATTGTGATGTACTTGGATTTGCATGCTTTACGGTGGAAAAAAACGACAGAGAGAGATATGATGGGTGGGGAGTGGAGAGAGGAAACCTTCCTCTATCTCCGAGAGCCTGATCACTGGCAGATCAGGAGCCCGCTTTCCAAGAGTGCCCCTCATTTTCAAATCTCTTATCGCACCTTTttaaagtatcacagtttcctaTTTTTACATGTCATTTGCATGCTGCTCATAAACACCTGGATGCTGTTTTTCTTGGAGGGATGTGTATGTGGAGATGTGTGCTGCTATTTGGTTTGGGTTCATATGTAGGAGTACATGTTGCGTAAGTGCGATTGGTTGGATGTTGTGCAAACGGAGGcctgaaaaaagagaaagatgggAAAAAAggatatgtgtgtgagagaggcgGGATGAGAGAAGGTTTCTGATTGTTATCGCCCTTCCTTTTTCTTCTCTGTATTTTTGGAGATTCACACACTGACCTCTTTGTTTGGGACAGTATGAACCCCTTTTCTACCCCCCTTTTGGGAAAGAAACCATTTCCTGTGGAAAGGAGATAGAGAGAGGGGTAGACAGAGGGATAGGATTGGGAGAAGGAGAAAGTAGAGGGGATGGAAAAGTGAAAAAGGGATGTGTGGAGAGATATGGAGAGGAATAGATAGCAAGAAGGAGATGGAGACAAAGAGCGTGGCGGAGCATGAAAAGAGGGATATGGACAGATGAGGAGAGGGATAAAGGTGGAGATAGTGGAGAAACAGGAACGGAGGAAGATAACGCTGgagtaaaaaacagaaaaatgagaaagaaagggagagagtaCACAGGTTCTGAAGAAACGTAATGTACAGTGAGCGCAGTGTTAGTTTTCGTTTTAGTCATAGTTCTTCTTATGACAAACGTGTTAAATGtagtcaatatttaattgttttgtgtcCGTTTTAGTCCATTGTACTCCGATTGAAGTGGTGTGTAATTTTAATCCACAAAAATAACATGTTAGGTCGATCAGGGCTGTGACTGATAAAAAGATCTTATGAACTTTCTGTTCACCAAAGTATCCTAAAACTATGTCTCtggacaaaaataataagcatcacaaaacttttttttcacttcttgCAAGTGTTGCATCACAGGATTACACATTGTAAGACACATACTGTCATATCTTGAGCAAACACCTTTTAAAACCTTGTTCCATGCTATCATAATGAGCATCAGCTTTAGTGTATTTGTACAGTTTAATTCGTTAAACATTAACATGTGAAGCATATGAAGTGTGCATTCCAGAGATGTATAAATGATTTCTAAGAGTGTCAGAAAGACCGGCCCGTCCTCTGACTGCCGGCAGATGAGTTCAGTCAATTTGATAGGTTTTAATTGGCTCTGTAAACCTGGATGGATTTGACTCGAGGGGTCATACTGTTGGGTCACTGAGAGATACGGTCCTGTTTCTCTCTTTAAAGGAGACGgcgaaagattttttttctccatgcagAAAGGAGATGTGCAAAATGAGAAACGAAAATAGTCCAAGAATCATTGCAAATTCAACTTTTATCAGAACGAGAGGAGAGTGTTTTTAAGAATGATAACACTGTGAGCTTGCACACACCAGGCTTGACTGTGGGGGTGTGGTTTAAGGTGTTGTGGTATGATGGTGGTGCACAAgtgcgtgtttgtgtgcatgGAAAGGTGCATCTACCTCTTTTCCTGATGGCGTGTGTTTGTaaggaggagggagggagggagggaaggagcTGGTTAATATCAGACCAAATAATTAGATTCGCTATCAGGGCGGCGGCAGCAGTGCGGGTATCAGGCAGATTAAAGCACGGTCGtcgtcattaatattcatgagggaGCAGGGCTCGGACGAGGGGGCTTAGACTGTTCCTCAAAGCTCCATACTCGGTGGGGCTTAAAGCACCACTCTCAAAGTAACCTAGTTCCTTGTGCATCAGGGGGTGGGGGGTATATTCACCAGCACCagggttacactctaaaacatgtGGCGTTCTTCCTTTATGATAGTCTTCTTTCTATTCTTCACGCTGTCTTTCAGCTATCCACACAGAGGTGGCATGACTACATGTTGCCTGCATTTTCAGGCTTGTTACAATAAGAATGCATCTTGTTTTCAAACTGTCAGTCATTTAGCATCTTTAACACTTGGTTTCAATTCAGGTATGATTTACAAATAGCATTGTTATATGATGTTCAGATACATTTAAGCAGGATGCAAAATTGACAAAAAGTGCCAAATTGTTGTAATGGGTTTTCCTcattggaaatgtaaaaaaatattggataccaaaggtttttttttttcctccagaaaatgcctttttttttttttttgcattaagatacacaattaacttttttctttctttttttttttttttttttttaaaatactgaaaaatgttgTTAGATAGCTTGAGATTTTCTCAATTTACTTGCCTTTGCCCGGTGCAATGCAAAAATGGTGTCttattaagtttttaattaatCTGTGTTGCAGATCAATGTcttaaaatgcatgaaacaagatcaatttacttaacgcaacactttttttttttaaatgtgttagatGTAAGTCTATTGTCTAGCTATACTAGATTTTTTTCAACAGAattgtttcataaaaataaaatcttaaaaagtaagtcttaatattttattcattgtttctccttgttttagatgatttaactgttaaattaaactaaaatacttgctatgaatagattttttttgaagtGCAGAGGTAAAAGTTCATTTTGGATgatacatttatgttgttttctttgttgttatTCAATAAAAAGTACTTcatattgtcaaaaaaaatcatgaaataaacacaaaccaCCAATCACTAACACTAAAGAACGACTTCATGATATTGCACAAGACTGAACGGGTCTGGATTGTACACAAGGAACGTGCAATTTTCCACATCTGTCACCACACAAGGAAAAATGTTTGCTTTCCAAGATAAACACTGATGATGAAATTTCCCCCAATGTAAGGGAAGTTTGAAGATATTCAAGTCACAACTGAAGTTACCTTTTGTAGTCTGGAATCACTCATGCCACTTAATTCAGATGATCATTCTTGCAATTCCTACAAAAATTATCATtggaaaaaaacaatgatttggaAGAAAATCCTGTGCTgtgatatgaccaaaactttgggCCTCATGAAATATTGGTCTTTTTCTGCTAGATCTTGTGGTTCTTTTTTGCACAAGTGATGCATCTAGTCACCTgtcttttatttatacataaaaaaataattaccccGCTCTGATTGTCTTGATTGTTTTGAACCGGTTCTTGTTCGCTATTGACCATCTACATCTTCACTTACACCTCGTGCGCATCTGCACATGcggatctgtctgtgtgtcaatatgtgtgtgtgtttaattagagagCGCGTTTGTCTGGAAGTGTTTTGTCAAAGGCGAGGGCTGACCAGGCTGCCCTCTCCTTTTGTGAAGCTTAAAGTCGAGTCGTGTTAAATGAGTCTGAAACAAATTAGCAGAAGCACGCAGCACTTATGCCACAGACGGCTCCAGCATTGggtttcaaattaaaacaaaaggagcACTATCTCCTTATCAGCACTAGTTCCCCATGAAATACAATACGGCTGTATCTTCAGGCAAGAACAGACAGAATTAGAAAGAAACCCTTCAGCTGTCCTCCTCTGCGGCCCCATCACTTCCCCTCGTCCCTCTCGACTGGTGGCTTTTTATCCTCTTTTACACAGTTGAActaatgtcttttcattttctcCTGTCTTTAAAGTTGATTTGGTAGCATGTCAGGGATAGAAGGACTAGTCTCCCCAAGGGCAAGTCTTTAACTTAGTATAGCTGAGTGAATGAAGGAGAGTGGGGAAGCTTTTCTTAAATATGAGGGTTATTTTTGAAATGCTGCCACCTAGTGGAATGGATCAGTCACTCAATTTTGTGAATTTCAGCCTGAAAATCAAcctttcagtttatatatatatagcctgttATCAGAACCATACAAtgcctttattatgattttattgtcaGTCATTCTGCAGTTCATTGTGAGAATTTCTGTTAAATCTGACGTTGAAACGGGTGCGTTTCCCATTAAACCTGTTAACGTATGCTTCAGCTAAACATTGAAACGATTGTGTGGAAAAGTCCAGGTGTGTTTATTCAGATATTTGCCAGCTTGCAATACACACTTCCACCTTTGCATACTTTGCTGTACCGTGTGATATCCCCTTTCCAACCTTCAGGTTTTCTTGGGGGTTTTcctgtttttttggggggtttttttttctctttttaatcttttcttaCTCCTTGCATCCTTCTGCCCAGTCCCCTATAGTAGGATGTCTTTGTCTTTATCTTTACCCTTTTAATGTCTGTGGTTAGAAGCGAAATTATTAAGAACGTTGGTCAGGAAGTCTAGTTCTGGTTATATGATATTGAAAGTTAAAAGAGGCATGGTGGATGCTGAATTTTAATGGCACAGTATCAGGAAGAAGGGATTAAATGTGAATGTgctttttgtgtttctttgaacATAACATAAAGCCATTTAAGCTGGAAAAAAATTTCACAGTGTCTCTCACAGATAAACAGGGGTTTGTCTCTCGGAAAGTGCAATTCAAAAGCAGTTTTGTAGTGAATAGACAGCATAAATTGAATGGGAACAGAGGACCTCAAGCCGAAAGATTAGTAGTGGTCAACCAATAAGGGTTTTCAAGTGGTTAAAGTGTTACTAATATCTGCTTTAAAGGCTTTAAGTTTTCATCTCAAAGTGaaaattttataacaaaaaaaattattacagaagatattttagattacatttttttttgtggtttttattttgaaagtttttgtttctttacCACATTCTGTGAATgtgaaattgcattttataacAAAACTTTTAATATAATAGTGTCTTTTGTATAACCTCTGTGTTAGATCtgctggatgtgttttttttaaattgcacggCTGACCTTTGTTTCTCTTTCcacttgtgtgtttttagagGCCTGTATTGTCTGTGGAGTGTGAGGAGGCAGACTGCTGGCTCAAAAGGATTCCTGTGACCTCAAGCCCCACCGAGTCAAACTGCATCATCTACAGTCAGGGTACAACACCAAAACACTCCCACATGTACTGTACCTCTCACATTCACTTCAGTGTCAGATGGAGAGTCTAACAGTGACTGTTTGTTTTACAGGAGGAGTGTTATTCTGCAAGCTGACGCAGGAGCTGTCCAGTGGTGATGCACTTCTGGCAACGCTGTCCTGCTCCACCACAGATCAGTCAGCGGTGACTCAGACCCAGAGTGTGCGGGTGAAGGAGGAGCCTGCGTACCCCGCTGCTCTGCACTCTGAGATCCAGCTCCTCCCTCAGCAGGCTGGCATGGCTGCCATCTTAGCAACTGCTGTCGTAAATAGTGAGTCACTGCTTACTGATAAACGCATCATGTCTACACAGTTTCATGGATTTTTTGAGTGGGTTTACATCTGTGATTATTGATGTTGGGCCTTGTTTGTGCATATGGGCATAAATCATGACGCATAATacttaatagttaaaaaaaaaactcccgaAAGAATGTTGTGACAAAAAGTTCTTATCACAGTTCTGCGTCCACAAAACGTACCATGATTACAAAATTTTTTAGACACTCGAACAtgccaatatttttttaatactgttatAATGGAGATGTTCCCCATGATCATAACATATGGAACCATTTATATACCATGGAGTATGAATATAGTAATCTTTCAGTAGCAATGTGTACATATGTAAAATACCTTGTTATTTATAAGTTTGGGTGTCAGTTAGATTATTTTCTTCTTTGTAAGttagaagttaatacttttattcagcaaggatgcattaaattgttcagaagtgacaaatcttttgtaaaagtatgtaattgtaaaaaggctttaccattttaaatgctaatcattttgaattttctattcatcaaataatgatTGTCCACAAaagtatcaagcagcataactggtttaaagttttttgttatatatatatatatatattataacagcagttattttaaattgtaattatatttttactgtatttttaatgcagcCTACATGTTATACATTCTTACATAATCATTGACTAATATAGTTTTGTATGTTgcttaaatgttaattaaaagaaCTTTTAATTCTTTGAAAGACAAAATTTGAACATGCGTGTAGGATacatatttgtttgcattttttaaagttGCTAGATGTTGCAAAAAGCATTTAGAATGAAAAAGACCTTATTTCAGCCaacaaacaaaagatttttttcaagtttgcaATTCCATAGTATTTTAACATGGAGACACCTTTAACCTTTAAGTTGCTTGTCATTCATGGCCATCGTCAGTAGGTGGCAGTGTTGTGTCAGTTCCAACTGCTGTAGAGTTAATTGACTGGTACAGCCCTCTCCACTATATCTGCTAAACTGCATGAAGAGTGGGAGTGGACACGGACATGCCATGATGAAGACATGAATAATCACTGTAAATAAGGCTAAAGCGTAAGACATGATCAGCCCAACTTTGTGCTTCACACTGCATTAGCTGGGCTGCAAGTAGACAGATAATTGAGATATGACGGTCGGTGTCAAATATAGCCTGTTCAGCATGTACCCTGATTGTGTGCACACACAATTAACACACTTCACAAACTTGCTGTGCCTGTTGCCGTGGAGATGATGGAACAATTCTGATGGCCTTCtgatttattattgtgtgtgtattatgtttgtgtgtggttatatatacagtgggtgCATTACTAAACATTGAACATCCCACATATAATTAAAAGTGTATCAGTTACAATGGAATAAATAATatcagaaaaaaacttttattattgtcTGTTAAGTAATAGTTCTCTaactaattaaagttttttttggatttgtataaTCCATGAATTGCCAGTACACACCAAGCACAAAAATATGCAACACCATGTAATGAGTGGATATCCTTCTCTAAACATCCCCTGTGATAACTCATTATCCTTTCAagatataaatagttttttagcattattttaacttgttgtattttgtgtgtttgtgtgtgcagaagACATTTTCCCTTGCAAAGACTGTGGGATATGGTACAGAAGTGAGAGAAATCTCCAGGCCCATCTTATGTACTACTGCGCAAGCCGACAGAAGCAGCAGACCTCGGCCTCTCCTCCACAGGACAAGCCTAAGGATTCATACCCTAACGAGAGGCTGTGTCCATTCCCACAGTGTAACAAAAGCTGCCCCAGTGCAAGCTCTTTGGAGATCCACATGAGAACACACAGTGGTGAGACACTTTTCTcaccgtttctttttttttttttttttttttgaaatgggCACACTTGCATTAATAACTGTGTTATAGTGAATTATCTGTTTTGTCAGATTTGTAAGTATGTCTTTGTCTCTTAATGTGTCTCCAGTAGAGCGTCcgtttgtgtgtttgatttgcCTGTCATCTTTCACCACTAAGGCGAACTGTGAGCGGCACTTGAAGGTTCACACAGACTCGCTGAATGGTGTGTGTCACGGCTGTGGTTTCATCTCCACAACACGAGACATACTGTATAGCCACCTGGTCACCAGTCACATGGTTTGCCAGCCTGGTTCTCACAGTGAGGTGTACTCACCCAAACTGCCTCTGGCTGCAGGTAACAGCTCTAATATCAGATCACAAACAAATCCAGTACATACTTAGTCTCGATGCTGCATATTAGTTCCTCATACTTTTTAGcaattctttaaattaattttttttaatgaaatttctcAAGCATGTTAGTTTAGAAAAATGGATTTAGAaagatatatttcaaaataagtgaatatattttattaatacaacaGTTTGTTTAAATCATGTCAATAACTCAAAAACATGTTTAGACATTACTTCAAGGCTACATCCTGTCTCTAAAACTATGTCCGAACTATTCATCAGGTCTGTTGaccttttaaataacattatagaCATAAGTATTATTAATCACGAGATTTAAAGAAGTCGTCCTGTATTTGAGTGtctgtcatttatttctttgtgaCAGGCTTGAGTCCAGGAGACTCTGGCATTGTTCTGAAATGTCAAGTGTGCGGCTACTCCGCCGACACACCTGCCCTACTACAAcagcatgtacacacacacctgGAAGTGAGGGTTCCGGCAGAGAGGAGCCCTGCACCTCGCAAGAGCAGTCCTCCTTCCTCTGAGCTTCCAGAGCTGCAAGAGACGGAGCCTGCTGCCTGCGTGCCGCGACCAGACTCCTCCAGCCCAGGAGCCAATGGGAGCTCAGCCTCTCAAGGCTGCAGTCCCCTCAACCAGCTCAATATCAAAGAGGAGCCACGTTCAGACTATGAAAATGACTCAAAGGAAGAAGAACAGGCGGGTAGTCCTGAAGGAAATGCTGTGGAGGCAAGCTCATCTCAGTCTACTTCACCTAAGAGCCCCACGGTGGTGGCGGTTAAGACGGAGCCAGCCAGTCCAACTCCAGGTTCCAGTCCCGTACACCCTGGAATGGGCGGTTCTGTTCTCCCTGGAGGTGCAATGTTTCTACCACAGTACATGTTCAATTCCGAGGCTGCCATAATGCCACAAGCATCTGAGATCCTGGCTAAGATGTCTGAGATGGTACACAGTAGGCTTAAACAGGGACAGGGACTGGCAGCTGGACAGCAGAGCTTCTACCCACCAGGCTCTCCTGCTAGCGTTCACAAAGGAGCCACGTGCTTTGAATGTGACATCACcttcaacaacatcaacaacttCTATGTCCACAAGAGGCTTTACTGCTCCGGCAGGCATCAGCAAGGTGAGGCAGCAGGCCCGATGAAGGAAGGGGCGGTCACAGCAGCTGCTCCGGCTGCCATTCACGCTGCTTCACCCCAGGCCAGACCAGTCAGCCGCGCAGCTTCGGCCTCTCCTAGCTACCCTGACCCTGCCCCAAGAGGCACAGCCTTAGAGCCCAAGTTAGTGGAGGTGAAAACTGAGGATCCAGGGCAGAAAGAGGCCACCTGCTCGTCATCCTCAGAGGGAGAGGGACCTGGAGGAGGGCAGGCCAGTGAGGGTAGTCAAAGTCCTAGTGGCTCCACTGAAGACCCAGACGATGATCCCACTCGCACCTTCTGCCAGGCCTGCAACATCCGATTCAGCCGCCACGAGAACTACACTGTCCACAAGCGATTCTACTGCGCCTCGAGACATGATCCCTCCATCCAGAGGCCCAATTCTGGTAAGACCGCCTTCCTTCCCCAACCTATCCGCACACGCAAGCGCAAGAAGATGTACGAGATCCACATGGCTCAAACTGAGGCTTTGGCCAATGCCACTGCTTTGCCGTCAGCAACAAGTCTGGCGGTGAAACAAGAGGGCTCTTCCCTTCCTCCATTGCCCCAAGTATCCACTCCAACACGCAGCTCAAGTCCTGAAGTTGACGGACCCATCGACTTGAGTAAAAGACCCAGACTAAGAGAAAGCCAGAGAGGGGGCAGTGTTCCCGCTCTGCCCCTTACTGACTACCACAAGTGCACCGCCTGCAGCATTAGCTTCAATAGCATCGAGAACTACCTAGCCCACAAGACCTACTACTGCCCTGCAACTACCCAGCAACCGCACACTATGGAACAGCTTAACCGGTTGAAGAGACCTGCTTCCACCTCACCAAAGAACCGTGCTGTCGACTTGCCCCCTGATGCCAAAGGGCTTCAGACAGGTAAAACCGCAGCGGTTCTGCATTCATCCGCCCTACCTGGCTCTGAATCCACTCCTCCACATGTGCAGGGACCAAAGACACCCAGCACTTCCCCAGTAGTGTGTCCTTACTGCCCTCCCAACAGACCGCTGACCTGTAATCTGAtggagcattttaaaatgactcaTGGTCTGGTGCTCACACTACAACAACATTCGGAGATGCAGTCCTCTGGAGTCAGTCCTAGTCCCAGCCTTAGCCCACGGGAAGGAGCTCCTCTCACCCCACCTAAAAAACCAAGCCCTCTGCACCGTAAGGACAGTGTGAATGGCCGGAGCATCAAGGTGGAAGCAACATCTCCTTCCTCACCTGTGCTTAATGGAAGTCCGCTAGAAACCCAGTCCGTGGGGTCTGGTTCTCCAAAAACCACACCCCCTGCCCACTCCCCTACAGGAGTAACTGTGTCACCTGTGCCTGAAATGTTAAGAGAGGTGAGGCAGCTAGGCCACACCCCATTACCTACACTCCTCCCTGAAAAGGCAGGCCTTGCTGTAAGCCATGTCCACACAACTCTGTCCACGCCTAAAACACCCCTCGCCTCTCCTCTGCAGAACGGGAACACCCGCTACTGCCGGCTGTGCAACATCAAATTCAGCAGCCTCTCcacattcattgcacacaaaaaatACTACTGTTCCTCTCACAGTGCCGAACATGTCAAGTGAGCCCTCTACCTAGTCAATTCTGCCATTCCTCTTATGCATAGAAGTGCCAATCATGGCACTGCCGACCTGATCCGGACAGAGCATGATAGTGGGACTGTTACTAGCCAGATATGGACGTCTCCATACCGACCATGTTATCTGGTGTTGTTACTATGGTAACTTATTACACGTTATGGGTCAAGTTTGTATTACACTAAGAGATGAGACTACCTGCACACAGATTGTGCCCCACTGACCTATTCCCTCATCCATGCAGACTTCTTTCATCTGTGAGTTTATAAATCTGCTGATGGAAAGTGACATCTTGCCCTATAATTTGctttgaaaatgctgttttaatcactcctatgtttttatgtttatttgaatcAATGATGGCATTGTATATTTGTAAAAGATTGTTTGACTgagccatttttgtttttttttgttttttttttgattgtttgtttttggttatttcTGATAGttggtgtatttattttgtttatgtttttttttgtaaattgactGGAtaggagagaagagaaaaaaaaatggagtacAAACTGAGTAACCCAAAATTTGTGTCACCTGGTTACCAGTTCAAGATGAAAgtttttgaatgataaaaaaaaaaaaaatgtgaagaaacTTTATCATCTGTCATCCTCATGCATTTCATGCGAGTTAAATATAGTACCttgtttcttttgaaagaaatactttgttttggttttcataCTGTCAAAAGGAACCATTTTAATCTTCCGTGTGGTGTTTTTCTCGGTTCTTGCATATGAAAATGTGTCatatttgaatttttgcattgaTCATTGGGACTTGAGAGGAAATTCTGTAAGTGCTGGTCTAGTAAGGGAGAAGATGGCACACATGGCTCATGGCTCCCAGACAGACATTTTCCATCAGATGGATGTGTGTTACGGATCTAAGGACTGTCTTGGGGTTTTAGGGTATGGATTTCTAacagtgtaaaatgtttgttgtgtCTAGTCACCAGCTCACCTTG
This genomic window contains:
- the LOC109110023 gene encoding zinc finger protein ZFPM1-like isoform X2 — encoded protein: MSRRKQSKPRQIKRSIGDLNGGEDPSDDVSMSGEEGGASDQEDSAECDGSSPPSFTPLYNEEPRMHESSSVPDEGGEDEKGPKHCAEDEEEEMADGEGEPQWNGPDDLMLSGSADDFKVLALRDLSDDTVWGPFSGSIQSGETTDGPANERPVLSVECEEADCWLKRIPVTSSPTESNCIIYSQGGVLFCKLTQELSSGDALLATLSCSTTDQSAVTQTQSVRVKEEPAYPAALHSEIQLLPQQAGMAAILATAVVNKDIFPCKDCGIWYRSERNLQAHLMYYCASRQKQQTSASPPQDKPKDSYPNERLCPFPQCNKSCPSASSLEIHMRTHSVERPFVCLICLSSFTTKANCERHLKVHTDSLNGVCHGCGFISTTRDILYSHLVTSHMVCQPGSHSEVYSPKLPLAAGDSGIVLKCQVCGYSADTPALLQQHVHTHLEVRVPAERSPAPRKSSPPSSELPELQETEPAACVPRPDSSSPGANGSSASQGCSPLNQLNIKEEPRSDYENDSKEEEQAGSPEGNAVEASSSQSTSPKSPTVVAVKTEPASPTPGSSPVHPGMGGSVLPGGAMFLPQYMFNSEAAIMPQASEILAKMSEMVHSRLKQGQGLAAGQQSFYPPGSPASVHKGATCFECDITFNNINNFYVHKRLYCSGRHQQGEAAGPMKEGAVTAAAPAAIHAASPQARPVSRAASASPSYPDPAPRGTALEPKLVEVKTEDPGQKEATCSSSSEGEGPGGGQASEGSQSPSGSTEDPDDDPTRTFCQACNIRFSRHENYTVHKRFYCASRHDPSIQRPNSGKTAFLPQPIRTRKRKKMYEIHMAQTEALANATALPSATSLAVKQEGSSLPPLPQVSTPTRSSSPEVDGPIDLSKRPRLRESQRGGSVPALPLTDYHKCTACSISFNSIENYLAHKTYYCPATTQQPHTMEQLNRLKRPASTSPKNRAVDLPPDAKGLQTGKTAAVLHSSALPGSESTPPHVQGPKTPSTSPVVCPYCPPNRPLTCNLMEHFKMTHGLVLTLQQHSEMQSSGVSPSPSLSPREGAPLTPPKKPSPLHRKDSVNGRSIKVEATSPSSPVLNGSPLETQSVGSGSPKTTPPAHSPTGVTVSPVPEMLREVRQLGHTPLPTLLPEKAGLAVSHVHTTLSTPKTPLASPLQNGNTRYCRLCNIKFSSLSTFIAHKKYYCSSHSAEHVK